The sequence CTTTTGCTAATGAAGATTATGAGCGAAAACGTTTTGGTGTCATCAATGATGGCTATAAATATGCTAAAACAGCATTTTATCGCACCATGGCAAAAAGTTCTTCCATTAACTACCTTTTAATTCGTCTAATGACACTCTTCACACTCTTCATGGGTTCTTATTACAGCATTAACGGAGCAATGACTAACGGTGAATTTGTTGCATTTATCTTGCTCGCTAATGTATTGGTACGCCCCATTGAAAAAATCAACGCCGTGATTGAAAGTTACCCTAAAGGGATAGCGGGTTTCAAACGTTTTACAGAAACAATGAACCAAGCGCCAACGATTGTTGATGCTGAAGATGCGATTGAAGCACCTGCGTTAACTGGCAATATTGTTTACGATCATGTAACGTTTGGTTATGAAGGCTCGAAAACAGTGCTGAATAATATCGACTTAACGATTAAAAATGGTGAGACAATTGCATTTGTTGGCCCTTCTGGCGCAGGTAAAACAACACTTTGTAGTTTATTGCCACGCTTTTACGATGTGAAAGAGGGAGCCATTCGTGTGGATGATATCGATATTCGTAAGATGACACTCCATTCTTTACGTAAAAACATTGGGATTGTGCAACAAGATGTGTACCTTTTTTCTGGTACGGTTCGTGAAAATATTGCTTATGGACGTTTGGATGCAACGGATGATGAAATCTGGCATGTTGCTCGTCTCGCGAATCTTGAAGAAGTCATTAACAATATGACAGATGGCATTGATACGATTATTGGTGAACGCGGTGTTAAATTATCAGGCGGTCAAAAACAACGCCTTGCTATCGCCCGTATGTTCCTTAAAAACCCACCTATTTTAATTTTAGATGAAGCAACGTCTGCTTTGGATACAGAAACCGAACGTATCATTCAAACATCATTGGACAAATTAACAGAAGGTCGTACAACACTTATTATTGCTCATCGTTTAGCAACAATTCGTAATGCCGATCGCATTATTGTTATTAACGAAAGCGGGATTGCAGAACAAGGCACGCATGAACAATTAATTGCTAATGCTGGCCCGTATAAAGCGCTACATGATGCACAATTCCGTGATTAAACTTCTACTGATAATACTGTTCTTACTCACCTTGGGCTACCCAAGGTGTTTTTTCATATAAAAAATCTACTCAGCCTCACATCAAAATACAAATGATTTTAATGTTTGTTCTCAGTAGATTTTAATAACAGTAATGAGCTTAGCTGTTAATTGATTTTCGACAACACCACTTTGCCACCCCTATCGGCGATGATGCAGTGGGTATTAAGCTGTTCGTAAACTCCTCACGTTAGTCGTTTAAAGTCACTAACCCTAAATCATATTTCCATTTTAAAACACGCGCTGCAGCTGTTTCAATTGTTGCCTCAGATAATTCACCTGCCTTCACCTTAGCAAGTATAAACGGAATTTGTTGCGCATAAGATGAAGATAACACCAGATCGTTTCCTGCTTCGATTGCTTTAAAACCAGCCTCTGTTTGACTTGTGAAATCAGCTAAACCTGCCATATCCATATCATCAGTCATGATAACACCTTTAAAACCTAACTGTTGACGCAATAAATCATGTACGGGTTTTGAAATAGAGGCAGGTTGTTCTTTATCAATCGCATTGATAATATTATGGGATACCAAAACACTATCAGCACCTGCTTTAATTCCGGCGATAAACGGTAAAAAATCTGTTTTTTCTAGCTCTGTCAGTGGACGTATATCCCTGACAATTTCTACATGTGAATCCCGATTGTTGCCGTATCCTGGAAAATGTTTCAACGTTGAACCGATATTCTGCTTGTGCATTTCTTTAACAGAGCGCTCAACGTATTCCACCGTTCCTTCACGTGGTAACCCAATTGTACGATCATAAATAAACGAGGCACTATCCGTGGAAACATCTGCAACAGGCGCAAGGCCTGTTTGAATACCATAATACTTGAATATTTCTGCCTTATTGATGATGTCATCTTTGATCGCTTGCCATCCTCCTGAGCGGTATAGATCTTGTGGTGAAGGGAATGCCGTGTTCACTAAATCATTTCCACGTGATAGTCGGCTGACTGTGCCTCCTTCTTCATCTGAAGCAATTAATAATGGCACCTTACTTTTAGCTTGGTAACTTGCAATTTTTTGTTTGAGTGACTCGCGTGTTTCGCCGTCCATATCGCGACTGAATAACACATAACCACCGAGATGAAATTTGGTAATATCCTCGATTTGATGGGTTTCCGGAACACGTACAAGAAATAGTTGACCGACTTTTTCTTCTAATGTCATTTTTCCAACCATTTTGGTGATTTTTTTAGAAACAGCCGCTTCTTTTTCAGCAGCAAGTGTTTTTGCATCTTTCTTGATTGGTTTTTCTGTTGTATTTGTTGGTTTAGGTGTTTCGGTCGGTGCCGTTACTTTACTCTGACACGCGACACATACAGTTGCTAACGTAAGACATATGCCAAAAAATAGTCTTTTTTTAAATTGCATCGTTATCACAGCTCTCTTCCCTCTTAATAAAATTATAACATTTAGCTATTTGTGGTGCCACTGCCTTTTATATCGTAAAACACAAAAAAAGCCCATATAAATGGGCAATAATAGACGTTTAAAAGAATAAAAATCGTTTGGGTTTGATCGACTTAAAATCACCTGAAACGACTGCTGCATTGTCGAGTAATAATTGACTGTTAGCAATAATGGCTCTATGCCAAATAGTGTTGTTATTCAAAATTTAGTGAGAAAAGTCTTTTTTGCTAGCTGCTTATTTTTAGTCATTGCTAATATCGTAGCGGATTCATCCGCTTTACGAGAGTAGTATGGGACGCAGCGACAGCGAGTACCATCCCTTTCAACTATTTGGTGACTTTTCATCCTCCTCGCTACGCTGTGGGGTATTCAGATGCCACTTTTCCCGCCAGAATCATCCTCACAAACGTCATAACGCTGTAAGTTTACTATTGAAGCCCAGTAGAATTCGATTGCGAAAATTTATAAAGTTACGGTAACCAAAACTAACACGTTTAATTATTTTAATTTTATTGTTGCTGACAGTGTTGTGAAATTATTCGCTTACGAAGGCAGTATGGGACGGAGCTTTCGGAAGAAAGTAAGTACCATTCATCTGAATTTTTGCAGTCGTATTTCAGGGAAATACTTTTTCAATGTTCTTAGACTGCGTTTCATTTGTGTAGAAATCAATTTGTTTGCACCCAAAATAAGTGTTTGATACGCTGAAATATTTTTATGTTGTAGTGCAACGAGTAAGTTTTGTGCTAATTGATAGGTTGCTTTAAATTCAACATCAAGTGTCATGAAATAATCGATGATGCCCATAGAGCTTTTAGGACCTTTAAATAAACGTTGGTAGCGGTAGTCTGAATCACGCAACTCTGCTTTGTTTTTAAGTAGTAATTTCCAATACTTTTTAGTTTACGATAAATCTTCTTATCTTCTGGGCGTGTAGTATCATAGCGGTTCATGAGCTTGATACGTATTTGATTGAGCTAGCGCATCACTAATTGAACTAAATGGAAACGATCAATAATGACAATTACGGTTGAGATAACGTCTTTAATTAGAGGCGTAAAAGGTGCATTCATATCTACCACGACAGTTTTTACAGAAACTCTCGCTTCATAGGAATACTTTTAAAAATAGTTCTTCAAATGATGCAACCCTTCGAGTAGGCAAGATATCTATACTTTCATGTTTCCTTGCATCAGTGAAAATTCAACAACATAAATTATAGAGCCCAACTAATCAATGAGCAAAAAAAGCATGTCCGAATCGACAATCGATTCAGGCATGCTTTTTCTTTTTATTTTAAAGTGTTAACGTTCTATATAATCATCTAAAAAGAAATAGGGATCATTGTTCGTCTCCCTTATTGCGTCCCTTGTTTCCGCATAACCACAATAAATAGCTACAGTGAGAAATACACTCATCAATACTGTAATCAATTGAATAAATAGTAGAAAACGTGTCTGTTTAATGGTTCGAGTGAGTGTGAAAATAACGATACCTAAATTAACGAAGAACAAAATGATCACGAATAAGACAAAAAAACCACTGTCTCTCATGCTCGCTGATAATTCGTCATACTCATCCACATAATAACCTGCAATATAACTAAGGACAATGCTTGCTAATAACGAACCAATAGCAATCAGTGTCAAACCAATACTACTCATTAATTTCATTATCTTCACCCCATATCTAGTATCAGTTAATTATAACTGAATAATCACTTCAGCTGACTATCAAAAGATGTTAGAGGCCAACACTTTTTTAAGATTGACAAATACGTTTTCGCACTTATTTTTGGTCGTGTTTCTCTAACATTTGTTCGCAAATTTCATGCGACAGAAGGATACTTTCAGCTGTAAGGGGTGATTCTCCTATTTCAATTGAATGAATAAAGTCCTTAATTAAAGATTCGAACCCTCGCTTATAAAGCGTTGACTCCCAATCAGTGAATTGCGTTGTTGTCATTTGATTACCGCTGTATGTTTTATAATCCACCAAATCATTTAGACGAACGGTGCCTTCTGGTGCTTGGACTTCCATTATTTCCGAGTTGACACCTGCTTCAAAGTTTACCGTTACCACACAGGTCGTTGTCGCTGTTTCTATCGTAACCAACGCACGCGCAAACCCACCGTCTTTAGTGGTAATATGAGAATTAATCGTAACGATAGCATCATCTAATAAATAAAGTGCTGTGTCTAATGAATGAATGAAAATATCATAAATGGTAAAACGTAACGGTGCCCCTGGTTTGTTGCAACGATTTTTTTCCACACGAATCATTCGCTTATTAGGTATCGTTTTCAATTGTTGTACCATTGGTGCATAACGTCGATTAAAGCCCGCTGTTAGAATCAGCCCTTTTTCAGCTGCTAAAGCAAATAAGGCATTCACTTCCGCCAAATTTTCACTGATTGGTTTATCAACGAACACATGTAAACCGCTATTTAAAGCCGCTTCGACCATTGCCGAATGCGTATGGGTAGCCGTGTGAATAAATACAGCTTCAATACCACTTTCAAATAAATCTTGGTAGTTTGTGTATAAATTCGTGATGCCATATTTTTTGCCGAGTTGTTCCAGCTTTTGCGGATCACGCGTGCTTAAAAACCATTCCACCTCATCTTGCATTGCCATTGTGACAGGCATGTATGCTTTTTGAGCAATGCCCCCTAATCCAATTACACCTATTTTTTTCATCGTTATCCCTACCTTCACTTCGATTACTTTAAGTATACCGCTTTATGTGAAATA comes from Brochothrix thermosphacta DSM 20171 = FSL F6-1036 and encodes:
- a CDS encoding ABC transporter ATP-binding protein, which encodes MIKNFIGYYRPYRKLFILDFTCAVFAALLELAFPLAVNRVIDTLLPSQNWTMIVTAVVALFAFYIINSFMQYIVTFWGHILGLNIESDMRRDLYEHLQTQSFDYYDNQRTGKLMSRMTNDLFEIGEVAHHGPEDVFIAIMTIIGTFLIMMRIHVELAIATVILVPLIAFLIVYFNKRMTGVNSKIFKSLANFNAGLENAIGGIRVVKAFANEDYERKRFGVINDGYKYAKTAFYRTMAKSSSINYLLIRLMTLFTLFMGSYYSINGAMTNGEFVAFILLANVLVRPIEKINAVIESYPKGIAGFKRFTETMNQAPTIVDAEDAIEAPALTGNIVYDHVTFGYEGSKTVLNNIDLTIKNGETIAFVGPSGAGKTTLCSLLPRFYDVKEGAIRVDDIDIRKMTLHSLRKNIGIVQQDVYLFSGTVRENIAYGRLDATDDEIWHVARLANLEEVINNMTDGIDTIIGERGVKLSGGQKQRLAIARMFLKNPPILILDEATSALDTETERIIQTSLDKLTEGRTTLIIAHRLATIRNADRIIVINESGIAEQGTHEQLIANAGPYKALHDAQFRD
- a CDS encoding glycoside hydrolase family 3 protein encodes the protein MQFKKRLFFGICLTLATVCVACQSKVTAPTETPKPTNTTEKPIKKDAKTLAAEKEAAVSKKITKMVGKMTLEEKVGQLFLVRVPETHQIEDITKFHLGGYVLFSRDMDGETRESLKQKIASYQAKSKVPLLIASDEEGGTVSRLSRGNDLVNTAFPSPQDLYRSGGWQAIKDDIINKAEIFKYYGIQTGLAPVADVSTDSASFIYDRTIGLPREGTVEYVERSVKEMHKQNIGSTLKHFPGYGNNRDSHVEIVRDIRPLTELEKTDFLPFIAGIKAGADSVLVSHNIINAIDKEQPASISKPVHDLLRQQLGFKGVIMTDDMDMAGLADFTSQTEAGFKAIEAGNDLVLSSSYAQQIPFILAKVKAGELSEATIETAAARVLKWKYDLGLVTLND
- a CDS encoding Gfo/Idh/MocA family protein, translated to MKKIGVIGLGGIAQKAYMPVTMAMQDEVEWFLSTRDPQKLEQLGKKYGITNLYTNYQDLFESGIEAVFIHTATHTHSAMVEAALNSGLHVFVDKPISENLAEVNALFALAAEKGLILTAGFNRRYAPMVQQLKTIPNKRMIRVEKNRCNKPGAPLRFTIYDIFIHSLDTALYLLDDAIVTINSHITTKDGGFARALVTIETATTTCVVTVNFEAGVNSEIMEVQAPEGTVRLNDLVDYKTYSGNQMTTTQFTDWESTLYKRGFESLIKDFIHSIEIGESPLTAESILLSHEICEQMLEKHDQK